The region TCTTTTTCCTATCTCAGATCCCGTCATCCTTGAATTGCTTTTTAATAGCTTGATTATTTTTATATCTAATTCATCCATACCCTATCCTCCAGTTAAACTATTTAATGCATTATACTATTTTATTTAAATTAATCATATACTTTTTTATAATTACAATAAATTTTAAAGTAACTAGTCGTTTATAATTAAAAATTTTATTATATGATTTACAAGAGCACCTTTGATTGATAAGCAAATTTATAAAATATATTCATGGAATAAAACTGAAATACAAAATAAAAAGGCTTATCTAATAATAAAAGCATATTAAATAAACCTATTTATTCTAATTTTTATTAAAATATTTAACCATCATATTTTATCGTAACTTGCTACAATACATACCTTCTTTTAAAAGTAGTTTCTCCGCCTAAAAATTCACCTTTCTGCCCGATTTCTATATTGATCCCCGTGCAATAAAATTCTGAAATATCAAGGCCGCCGGCAGCTCTTGCCGACCAGTCTATTATTTTATCTTTGATGAATTTTATAGATTCTACACTGCCTTCAATTCCGTTTTCTTCTTCAATATTTTCAATATCATCCTTAAAGAATCTGACAATAACCTCAGGCGTACAGTCGAGTGGTTTCTCACCCTCTCTGAAAATTCCTGCATCGCTGACATCGATATTTATGCTCCACCGGCCATTTATATCTATGTTTGCATAATTCAAAAACATACCCCCTGCAGGTCTTTATTTTATACCCTCTTTAACACTTTGTAGCCCATAAGCAAATCATGAAGCTTTTCAAATAAAATTCCTGCTGCAAACCAGGCAGGTGCAAAATCCAGCCTGATTAATCCGTCTATTTCATATGGAGTACCGCTGTAGTTCCATGGACATACTCCCATAACTGTTTTGAGAAGCCAACCGGTAGAATATTCTGCCAGAAAAATCAATAATGTATAGGCACCTCCCCTTAGTATAACCGGCCAGTTTCTTATTCTGTTATGTATAGGTTCTAAAAATATTGCCAACCCATATATAGGGAACATCCATATATACGTCCAACCCTGGAGTTTTGGGTCACCGCTGATCAAGGAACCAAGACCGGTCCAGAAAATTTCTATGCACCATCCTGCTAGTCCGTATATTATAAATCTGCCTCTCATGAATGTATTTTCTGCATTTTTTTAAAAATCTTGCATGAAAAATAAAAATTTTACCTAAAAAAGTACAAAATGTTAATTTGATTGTCTTAAAGAGTAAATAGATTTTTTATTTTATACCGAATAAGTTTTTTTCGAAGGCAAATACTAAAAGCATAATCTTATTAAAGGAGGAAAAATCTATGGAAGGTAAAGTAGAAAAAATGAATCAACCAAATCCAGGAATTAAATGTGTAGTTAATACCTGTCACTATTATTCGTCAGGAGACCACTGCACTGCTTCTAAGATTGAAGTACAGCCAAGAAATGCCAACAGCAATGACGAGACAGACTGTGCTACTTTTACAATGAAATAGTTAAACTGAAGGAGGCAAACTTTTGCCTCCTTATTTATATATTGTTTTAATTATATAAAAAATTTCAATAACAGCTTACCGCCTACCACTGCTCCTATAAAAACAAATATAATATATACCCATCCGGAGACCGAAAGAGAGGAGATACCACTGTAAAGAGCTCCTATATTGCAGCCAAAGGTAATCCTTGCTCCATATCCCATCAACAAGCCTCCTATCATAGCTGCAATTATCTGCTTTTTCGATTTTGCTTTTCTTATTTTAAATTGTGAAGCTAATAATGCGGATAATAAAGAGCCTAAAATAATGCCTAAATTCCTTATGGAACCGGGATCCTTAATAAATCCATTATTAATTATTTCCCGCGCTTCCTGGTTTTCAAAATAATACCATTTATCAAGATTGCCTCCTAAGGCTTCATATATCCAGGCTCCCCAGTTTGCAAAAGTTTTTGATACTCCCCAAGGTTCTTTAGTCACATAGAGAGTTATAATTTGAAGAATAGACAAAAGTACTGCACCCGTCACATATGACCAAGGTTTTTTCAGCCAGTTGATAATCAAATGCTTCTTTTCGATATTCATGTTTTCATCTCTCTTATCCTTTTCCATTCACCCCAGCTCCATTTCCTCAGTTTGTGCCCAAAACTCTTTTGCAATTTATACTTCTGCATTCCTTTTTTCCCATCTATAAGCAATGTAATATAAAATGCCTATAATAAGCAGCTGGATTATCAAAGCATTAAGCCAGCCGAACATTTCAGGCATAAATATGGCAGGCCCCTTTTTTATAAAATTGCTCTCCCACCACTTAAAGTCCTTGGCTCCCCATAAAGATCCAATTATAAAAAATATAAATGTCACCATCTGCATGGTGTGTCCTTCGCCTGTTCTCATAAGAGTTCCCGTAGCACACCCTCCTGCGATTACCATTCCTATTCCAAAAATAACAGCTCCCGCAATTGTTGCAATGCTTATAGGAACGATAGCGCTTTGCCCCGGTAGAGGCATGTCCTTCAGATAAACAATATATTTTATCGCCGTAAAACCTACAGTGGTTATTGCCAGTGCAATAAGCAGGGCTCTGGTCAGCGAAGTGCTTCCTGTAAGATAGGGGTCTCTCATGGATGCTACAAAACAAAATCTGGATTTTTGGAGAACAAATCCAAAACAAATGCCGGTTATCCAGAAGAAAGTCAGTTCAACTGAACTGATTAAAAGATATATTCCAAATATAATCATTGCTATAATCAAAAGTATGCCAAAACCTATCTGGCTCTTTGTTTTTTTTGCGGAGCCTGTTTTTGCATTTCCTTTTAGACTTTGGGATTTCCCGATGCTTATTTCATCTTTTGTCATTATATCACGCTCCTATTAATGATATTATTTTAACAACTACTTAATAATAATTATAACAGAAAAAAAACTTTTATTATCGATTATGATAATACAATATAACAAAAATCAATGGCGCTGAATCTGCTATTAGTTTTTGTTATAGCCGATCATATGATAAAATATTATCAGATTAATCGTCAAAAAAACTACTTTAATTCTATATAAAGGTCATTCAGGAGGTCTTTTATGCAAATTGAATCACTTAAATTCTTCTATGAAGTAGCTTCTGCAAAAAGTATCTCGAAAGCCGCTAAAAGTTCAATGATATCACAATCAGCATTAAGCCAGCAAATTCAAAGGCTGGAAGACAGCCTGGGAATCAAGCTTCTTGAAAGAAGCAACAGGGGTGTAGAATTGACTGAAGCAGGTTTGCTAGTGGAAAAATACGCCAAAAACATACTTCTTACTTATGAAAACATGGTGGAGTCTCTGGCAGATATAAGCAAAAGCAATAACACCATAAAAATTGATTCCGTTTGGACTATAGCCACCTATGCCCTTCCCTGCGCCTTGTATAAGCTTAAGAAGAAATTTCCCGGCTACAGCTATAATTCTATGACAAATTTTTCCGATGACGTTGAACAAAACGTCATAAATGAAATCTGTGACGTAGGATTTATATATGACAAACCCCACGATATCAATCTTACCAGCAGCAGAGTTGCAAGTGACAGATTTGTTGCGGTAGCTGCCGAAAACTTTAGTATCAAACACACGGTATGCCTTAAGGATTTGAAGGATTACGGCCTTATAATGTTGAACAGCAAATCCCGTGAAAGAAAATCCCTGAATCAGCATTTCCTTGAACTTGGCCATGACCTTAACAACTTTAATATTTTATTTGAGCTGGACTCCATAGAATCCATAAAATCTGTTGTTGTAAAAGGTTATGGAATATCATTCCTTCCATATTTATCTATCAAGAAAGAATTGTATACAAAGCAATTAAAGGAGATACAGGTATCTGACTTCAACATGAGCTTTGACATATATATGCTTTATAAAAAGGATAAGTATATGAAGAAAAGCATAAAAGATTTTATTCAATATATCAAGAAGATAGGTGAAGAAAGCTTCTGCTAGCCTTTTATAACTGTTATCTCCCAAACTCCATTAATGACTTCTTCACATTGTACCTTAAATTTTTTATTTTTAAAAAAATCCATAACGGATTGCTGCGTACAGCTATGGTCAGTCACTACTTTTATTGAATCTCCTGATTTCATAGACTTTAAGTTTTCTTTAATGCGTATTATGGGGACAGGACATATTTCCCCAAGGCAATCTACTTCTATCATTATATCACCCTAGCTTTAATCATTATTTATAATATTATAACAGCAATATAATACACTTGCAAAAAGGTGAATGATATGAAAATACCTTTCAATAAAATACATTTAACAAATAAAGAACTTGAATATATAAATGATGCTTTAACCAGAGGACAGATAAGCGGTGACGGACATTATACAAGGCTGGTGGAAAATCATATAAAAGAAAGCTTCAATACAAAGAGAGTTTTCATGACCACCTCTGCAACCCATGCCTTGGAAATGGCTGTAATGATGATTGATATAAAACCCGGCGATGAAATAATAATGCCCTCATATACATTCCCGTCATGCGCCAATGCCGTATTGCTAAGAGGTGCTAAGATAGTGTTTTCCGAGATAAAAGAAGATACCTTAAATATTGACCCTGATGATGTAAAAAGAAAAATAACATTCAAAACACGAGCCATCATGCCTGTTCATTATGCCGGTATATCCTGTGAAATGGATAAGCTCTTGGATATTGCAGCCTATCATAATTTATATGTAATAGAAGATGCTGCCCACGCCGTAAATGCTTTGTATAAGGGAAAATATCTGGGTACTTTAGGTCATATGGGCTGCTACAGCTTTCATGGCACCAAAAATTATATATGCGGCGAAGGCGGGGCTTTGTTACTAAACACTGACGCTTCAGATCTTTATAATCATGCCTCTATTATAAGGCAAAAAGGAACCAACCGGGAGCAGTTTTTAACCGGAAAGATCGATAAATACTCATGGGTAGGTTTAGGCTCAAGCTATACTCCTTCTGATATGCTGATGGCTTTTTTATATGCCCAGCTTATATGTATGAATGATATCAAGAATAAACGGAAAATAATTCATGATTATTATACTGTAAGGCTTTCAAAATACGTTGAGAAGAAAATAATAAGAACAAATACCATACCCCAGGACTGCGAATCAAATTATCATATTTTTTATGTATTATTCAATGATGAAAATATCAGGAGCTTTGCAGAGAAGCAATTAAAAAAGAAAGGTATACAGGCTTCCAATCATTTTGTCCCGCTTCACTCTTCTCCTATGGGGCTGAGTTTAGGTTATAAAACCGGGCAGCTTCCTATTACCGAAATGGCAGGGAAGTGTTTATTAAGGCTCCCCATATATACGGATATGACTTTAAATGAGAGGGAATATGTAATAGATAATCTTGAAGAAATATTGAAGGTGATTTAAATGAAGCCTTTTATCTCTGTGATTATACCGGTTTACAACAGCTGCAATACTCTGGATGAACTTTATTCTCAAATTACAAAGGTCTTCAACGACTCCTTTAAAATTGAAATTATTCTTGTAGATGACGGCAGCAAGGACTTGAGCTTTGAAAGGATGTCACTTTTAAGTAAAACAGACAGGCGGGTAAAAGCAATCCGTCTGGATGGTAATTTTGGACAGCAAAACGCCATAATGTGCGGATTGAATTACTCAAAAGGAGAATATGTTGTCACAATGGACGATGATCTTCAGCACCCGCCTCAGGAAATTCATAAGCTGTATGAAAAAATACTCATGGGCTATGATGCAGTATACGGTATACCCCAGGTAAAAAAGCATTCTCTGATAAAAAATATAGGCTCTATTATGACGGACAGGCTGTTTAATTTAATATGCGGCAAACCAAAAGATATAAGAGTCAGCAGCTTCAGAATAATGACAAGGTCTGCTGTGGATACCATTATCAAAGACAATACCCCCTTTGTGTACATTTCCGCCATAGCCTTGAAAAATAAAATGAAAATAGGAAATGTGACTGTGGTTCACAATGTGAGAAAAGAAGGAACCTCAGGCTACAGCTTATATAAACTGGCAAAATTGTTTTTTAAACTTTATATCTATTATTCACCTATGTCTTCATTAAAAAATAAAAGCTGTTCACCTCAATATATTATAAAAGACATGGATTAAGGAGCATATGATGAAACTTTTGATTTTAGGCGGAGGCAACAGTCAGATTAATGCAATAATAAGGGCCGGGGAAAAAGGTCATACAGTGATTGTATCGGATTATTATGAAGATGCACCTGGAAAATTAATCTGTCATTATAAAGAAACGACCAGCACCTTTGATATTGAGGGCAATATTAAAATTGCAAATAAATATAGCATAGACGGAGTCATGACCATTGGCACCGACCAGCCAGTTTTAACTGCTGCAAAGGTTGCGGAAGCTTTAAGCCTCCCTTCTTTTATAGACAGTTCCACAGCCCTTGCGGTGACAAATAAAAAGGTAATGAAAAAAATCTTTAAGGATAAGGGCATTCCCCAAGCTGAATACAGGATTATCAAAGAGGAATTTCATAACGGTGAGCTTTTTAAAATTAAATTCCCCGTGGTAGTAAAGCCCTTGGACAGCCAGGGACAGCGTGGTGTATACAAGCTTCATTCAGCTGATGATATAAGAAAGAATATAAATGATGTTTTAAGCTATTCCAGAGAAAAGGAAATTTTAGTGGAAGAATACTATAAACATCAAGAAATAACTATAAGCGGATGGGTTTTGAATGATGCGGTTCATGTTCTTACGGTGACAGACAGAATAACATATAATAATTATCCTCACATAGGCATATGTATTGCCCATAATTTCCCTTCAATACAAAATGAATTGCATTATGAAGAGATTCTGAATTTGACTGAAAAAATTGTTAAAAGCTTTAATATTCATAACGGTCCTATTTATTTTCAAATGCTTTGCGGCAATGATGGAATTAAAGTTAATGAAATTGCCTGCAGGATAGGCGGCGCTTATGAGGATGAATTGATCCCTCTCCTTACGGAAGTGGATATTTTAGACATGGTATTGAATTATTCACTGGGCATTCAGGTTGATTATACAAGCCTTGAAAAATATGATGTAAGAAAAAACAATAAATGCGCTTCTGTTCAAATGATTTTCGTAAAACCAGGTACAGTCAAATCCATTACTCCCATTGAATACATAAAGAGCCTTGCCGGAGTTTCTTATGCAAAATATAATGTCCAGGTTGGAAGTACAATAGGTGAAATAATAAACGCAACTCAAAGGGCTGGATATATGATAATCCAAGGGGAAAGTAAGGAAATTTTAAAGATGAATATAGACAACGCCTTCAAGCATCTTAAAATTCTCGATGATTCAGGTAATGATATGGTTATAAAGTTTTAGAAAAGAGGGACAAACTTTGAAAAAAATACTGCTTGATAAAAGAGGTTTTATACTTTTAATTATTGTATTGGTTTTGCCGCCCATATTATTTGGCTGTACAAAAATGCAGGGCCGAAAGGACAACCAGGAAAGAATTCAAATTG is a window of Oxobacter pfennigii DNA encoding:
- a CDS encoding putative ABC transporter permease produces the protein MRGRFIIYGLAGWCIEIFWTGLGSLISGDPKLQGWTYIWMFPIYGLAIFLEPIHNRIRNWPVILRGGAYTLLIFLAEYSTGWLLKTVMGVCPWNYSGTPYEIDGLIRLDFAPAWFAAGILFEKLHDLLMGYKVLKRV
- a CDS encoding DUF1540 domain-containing protein, giving the protein MEGKVEKMNQPNPGIKCVVNTCHYYSSGDHCTASKIEVQPRNANSNDETDCATFTMK
- a CDS encoding LysR family transcriptional regulator, whose protein sequence is MQIESLKFFYEVASAKSISKAAKSSMISQSALSQQIQRLEDSLGIKLLERSNRGVELTEAGLLVEKYAKNILLTYENMVESLADISKSNNTIKIDSVWTIATYALPCALYKLKKKFPGYSYNSMTNFSDDVEQNVINEICDVGFIYDKPHDINLTSSRVASDRFVAVAAENFSIKHTVCLKDLKDYGLIMLNSKSRERKSLNQHFLELGHDLNNFNILFELDSIESIKSVVVKGYGISFLPYLSIKKELYTKQLKEIQVSDFNMSFDIYMLYKKDKYMKKSIKDFIQYIKKIGEESFC
- a CDS encoding sulfurtransferase TusA family protein, with the protein product MIEVDCLGEICPVPIIRIKENLKSMKSGDSIKVVTDHSCTQQSVMDFFKNKKFKVQCEEVINGVWEITVIKG
- the rffA gene encoding dTDP-4-amino-4,6-dideoxygalactose transaminase, with protein sequence MKIPFNKIHLTNKELEYINDALTRGQISGDGHYTRLVENHIKESFNTKRVFMTTSATHALEMAVMMIDIKPGDEIIMPSYTFPSCANAVLLRGAKIVFSEIKEDTLNIDPDDVKRKITFKTRAIMPVHYAGISCEMDKLLDIAAYHNLYVIEDAAHAVNALYKGKYLGTLGHMGCYSFHGTKNYICGEGGALLLNTDASDLYNHASIIRQKGTNREQFLTGKIDKYSWVGLGSSYTPSDMLMAFLYAQLICMNDIKNKRKIIHDYYTVRLSKYVEKKIIRTNTIPQDCESNYHIFYVLFNDENIRSFAEKQLKKKGIQASNHFVPLHSSPMGLSLGYKTGQLPITEMAGKCLLRLPIYTDMTLNEREYVIDNLEEILKVI
- a CDS encoding glycosyltransferase family 2 protein, with protein sequence MKPFISVIIPVYNSCNTLDELYSQITKVFNDSFKIEIILVDDGSKDLSFERMSLLSKTDRRVKAIRLDGNFGQQNAIMCGLNYSKGEYVVTMDDDLQHPPQEIHKLYEKILMGYDAVYGIPQVKKHSLIKNIGSIMTDRLFNLICGKPKDIRVSSFRIMTRSAVDTIIKDNTPFVYISAIALKNKMKIGNVTVVHNVRKEGTSGYSLYKLAKLFFKLYIYYSPMSSLKNKSCSPQYIIKDMD
- a CDS encoding ATP-grasp domain-containing protein — protein: MKLLILGGGNSQINAIIRAGEKGHTVIVSDYYEDAPGKLICHYKETTSTFDIEGNIKIANKYSIDGVMTIGTDQPVLTAAKVAEALSLPSFIDSSTALAVTNKKVMKKIFKDKGIPQAEYRIIKEEFHNGELFKIKFPVVVKPLDSQGQRGVYKLHSADDIRKNINDVLSYSREKEILVEEYYKHQEITISGWVLNDAVHVLTVTDRITYNNYPHIGICIAHNFPSIQNELHYEEILNLTEKIVKSFNIHNGPIYFQMLCGNDGIKVNEIACRIGGAYEDELIPLLTEVDILDMVLNYSLGIQVDYTSLEKYDVRKNNKCASVQMIFVKPGTVKSITPIEYIKSLAGVSYAKYNVQVGSTIGEIINATQRAGYMIIQGESKEILKMNIDNAFKHLKILDDSGNDMVIKF